The DNA segment CTCGGCGAACGCGTCATTCCGCACGCGTTGGCGCTCGCCAGGGCCTACGATGCCCCGATCACGCTGCTGCGTGTGCTCGAATGCCCTCCGTCGGGCGCAGCGCTCTTCGACCCGGTCGAGTGGGAGATGCACCGGAGCGAGGCCCGCGAACGGCTCGATCGGCTCGTCGGCGCGCGGCAAGCGGCGTACAAATCGATCGATACCGAGCTCGTCGAGGGGCACGCCGCCGAGGAGATCTGTCTGTGGGCCCGGCATCACGACGCCGACGTGACCGTGCTCTCGAGTCACGGCGCGAGCGGGGCGACGCAATGGCGCATCGCCAGCACGGCGCGCAAGCTGGTGGACCGCGTCCCGGGATCCTTCATGCTGATTCCCGTCGCCGCCAGGCCCGTATCGGACGCGATCGCTCGCTACCGAAAGATCCTCGTGCCCATGGATGGCTCGCTTCGCGCCGAGAGCGTGCTTCCCGTCGCGCTTCGCCTCGCCAGCGCCGGCCAGGCGGAGATCATCCTCGGGCACGTGGTGCCGATTCCCGAGCTGACCGAGATCGGCCCGCTCGACAGCGAAGCGGTCGACCTTCGTGAGCGGCTCGTGGAGCGCAACGAACGCATCGCCAGCGCCTATCTCGATCGCTTGCGGGTACGGCTAGCGGCGAACGACGGCACCATTCGCGCCCTGGTCCTGCGCGCCGCCGACGTGCGCTCGCGTCTGGCGCGACTGATCGCCGACGAGAACGTCGATCTGGTCGTCTTGTCGGCGCACGGACGGAGCGGACGCGCCGACGTGCCATTCGGCAGCAGCGTCGAGTATCTCCTGGCCCACGCCACCGCGCCGCTGCTGGTCCTTCGCGAAGGTCCGCCACGCGTCCCGGCCCGGCCGCCGGAGGCGACGCCGTGCGACGGGATGCGGCTCCCGAGCCAAGCGAGCCCGTGAGCGACGCGGCGTCGGAGCCGCACCCGGGTTCGCTGGCGGCGGCGGCACGCGAGCTCGCCGACCGGCATGCGGTCTCGACCCTTCCAGCAGCGCCGCTCGGGCTGTGGTCGGCGCTGCGTGCCATGCCGGATTGGCTCGCGCGAGCGCGCACGGCGCTTGCCGAGCCATCCCCGCAGCTTTCGAAGGCGGCGGAATGGCTGCTCGATAACGACCATCTCGTGGAGCGGGCCGTCCAGCAGATCGATCACGATCTTCCTGCCGGGTTCTATGCCCGCCTGCCGGGCCTCGCCGGCGGCGAGCAAGCAGGGGTGCCGCGCGTCTATGCCCTCGCGCGCCGCTTCCTCGAGGTGTCCCAGCTGCAGGTCTCGCTCGCCTCGGCCGTCACGTTCACGAACGCGTACCAGGAGAGCGACCGTTGGCTCTCGATCGCCGAGCTGTGGGCATTCCCGACGATGCTGCGGCTCGCGTGCCTCGAGCTCCTCGTCTTCGCGCTCGAGCGGCTCGCTCCCGACGTGAGCGCACCATGCACCGCGACGCTCGAAGGCACGACGTCTCCCCTGGACGACACCGAGAGCGTGGCACGCGCGATCGCCAATCTGAGCGTCATCGCCTCCATCCCATGGAAGGACTTCCTCACCCGGACGAGCCGCGTGGAGGCCATTCTTCGGAGCGATCCGGCGGGCACGTATGCAGCGAACGACTTCGAGACCCGCGATCGCTGCCGAGCGGCGATCGAGCAGCTGGCGCGTCGCGCGGCGCGCTCCGAGCCGGAGGTCGCGGAATGCGCCGTGAACCTCGCACGCCAGGCGCCCAGTACCGGACTGAAGGCCGCGTATGTGGGCCACTGGTTGATCGGCGAGGGTCGAACGGCCTTCGCGCGCGCCGTCGGCGCGCACCCGACGCGATGGGAATCCATCGTCGACGGCCTCGCGCGCCATGCGGGCGTGCTCTACGCGATGGCGATCGGCGCCGCGACGGCGACGGCCGTCGTGCTGCCGGTCGGCTGGATGATCTTCCGGGGGACACCGCTCTTCACCGTGGCACTCGCGGCCGCCGTCGCGATTCTGCCAGCATCGGTCTTCGGCATCACGCTCGTCCATTGGATCGTCACGCTGGTCGCCACGCCGCGCGTGCTGCCGAAGCTCGACATCGAGCGCGGCATTCCCCCCGGGTGCGACACCGCCGTCGTCGTCCCCGCCCTCGTCGGCAGCGTCGCCGAGGCCGAGCGCCTGCTCGAGCGGCTCGAGGGCCACTATCTCGCGAATCCCGACGAGACGCTTCGGTTCGCGCTGCTGGCCGATCTCGCGGACGCCCCCGAGGAGCGCATGCCGGGCGACGAGATCGCCATCGACGCCTTGGTGAGCGGCATCCGGCGGCTCAACACCCTCCACGCCGCAGGCCGACGCGGTCCGTTTCACGTGCTCTGCCGGCCCCGGCGCTTCAATCCGTCCGAGGGCTGCGCGATGGCCTGGGAGCGGAAGCGCGGCAAGCTCGAGGAGTTCGACCGGCTCGTCACGGACGGCGTGGAGACCGGCTTCACGGTCCGCGAGGGCGACCGCGACGCGTTGCGGTCGATCCGCTTCGTCGTGACCGTCGACGCGGACACGATGCTGCCGCCGGGGTCGGTCGCACGCCTCGTCGGCACGCTCGCTCACCCGCTCAATCGTGCCGAGTTCGACGAGGCGACGGGTCGCGTGCGCTCGGGATATACGGTCGTCCAGCCGCGGATCGAGATCTCGCCCGAGAGCGGCACCCGCTCGCGCTTCGCCGAGATCTACTCCGGCGACACGACGATCGACATCTACACGCGCGCGGTGTCGGACGTGTACCAGGATCTCTTCGGCTCGGGCATCTACGTCGGCAAGGGCATCTACGACGTGCGCGCCTTCCGGCGAAGCCTCGAGGGACGGGTGCCCGAGAACGCGCTCGCAAGCCACGATCTCTTCGAGGGGATCCACGGACGCGCGGCGCTTGCGAGCGACATCGTTCTCTACGAGGTGTTCCCGGCACGCTACATCGAGTTCGCCCGCCGCTGGCACCGCTGGGTGCGCGGCGACTGGCAGCTCCTGCCATGGCTCCGGCGTCGGGTGCCCGCGCCGGGCGGGACACGCATTCCGAACCGCCTGTCGGCCCTCGACCGATGGAAGGTGCTCGACAATCTCCGGCGAAGCCTGATTCCGGCGGCCCTCGTGACGATGCTCGCGGCGGCGTGGCTCGTGCTGCCGGCTCCCGCGCTCTGGACGGTGCTCGGGC comes from the Candidatus Eisenbacteria bacterium genome and includes:
- a CDS encoding universal stress protein → MTVADDPAPAPEIWCRCRRVLACLDGSELGERVIPHALALARAYDAPITLLRVLECPPSGAALFDPVEWEMHRSEARERLDRLVGARQAAYKSIDTELVEGHAAEEICLWARHHDADVTVLSSHGASGATQWRIASTARKLVDRVPGSFMLIPVAARPVSDAIARYRKILVPMDGSLRAESVLPVALRLASAGQAEIILGHVVPIPELTEIGPLDSEAVDLRERLVERNERIASAYLDRLRVRLAANDGTIRALVLRAADVRSRLARLIADENVDLVVLSAHGRSGRADVPFGSSVEYLLAHATAPLLVLREGPPRVPARPPEATPCDGMRLPSQASP